The proteins below come from a single Miscanthus floridulus cultivar M001 chromosome 1, ASM1932011v1, whole genome shotgun sequence genomic window:
- the LOC136549671 gene encoding nuclear pore complex protein NUP155-like isoform X3 — translation MIATDGVTMTCITCTDKGQIFLAGRDGHIYELQYTTGSGWRKRCRKVCLTTGIGSLLSRWVLPNAFKFSTVDPIVDMVMDEERNTIYARTEGMKLQLFDLGANGDGPLTKIAEEKNIVDPRDAPYGGRNARRAARSPKPSIVCISPLSAMESKWLHAVAVLSDGKRLFLTTSGVSGSSVGLNSGLQRPTCLKIVATRPSPPLGVGGGLTFGAVSAAGRAHPEDLALKVESAFYSAGALIMSDSSATAMSSLLAVQKDSAAQLSLPSTFGTASRTSRALRETVSALPVEGRMLCASDVLPLPDAAYTMQYLYADVECFTGFRKPSEKACIKLWAKGDLPTQHILPRRRVVVFNTMGLMEVIFNRPVDILRKLFDGNTLRSQIEEFFNRFGAGEAAAMCLTLAAKLLYAEDSLISNAVSEKAAEAFEDPGLVGMPQIDGTTALSNTRTQAGGFSMGQVVQEAEPLFSGAYEGLCLCSSRLLYPIWELPIMVIRGPAGTNKREDGIIVCRLSAGAMKILESKIHSLETFLRSRRNKRRGLYGYVAGLGDSGSILYKTGPIIGPGGHSNGRSPYNSQIRDMNPADKSASNKKPRLLYTSAELAAMEVRAMECLRRLLRRSGEALFLLQLICQHNVARLAQTLGNDLCKKLVQLTFHQLVCSEDGDQLAMRLISALMEYYIGPEGRGTVEEISTKLREGCPSYFNESDYKYYLAVECLERASMTNNPDERDILARDAFNLLTKIPDSADLSAICKRFENLRFYEAVVRLSLQKAQALDSNADVINGQIDPMHHDTIMLQREQCYEIVMNALRTLKGVGHSRMQSADKSSGLATAVDPASRSKYIKQIIQLSVQWPDTVFHEHLYRTLIELGLENELLEYGGSDLVSFLQSAGRKHQEEVRSISSVTSGAAKLHDLGAPISTSQTKYLELLARYYVRKGEHIAAARMLLILAERQCSNSEEAPTLDKRYEYLRDAVLQAKSAGIAADSSRNPIDSSTVDLLEGKLAVLRFQMQIKQELELMAARVENIPSSSESPSVPFRRDNILADAETAKAAKDKANELSLNLKSITQLYNDYAVPFGLWEVCLEMLSFANYSGDADSKIVREIWARLLDQALTKGGVAEACSVVKRVGSKLDPADGACLPLDIICLHLEKAALDRLSSGEELVGDDDVARALLGACKGLPEPVLAVYDQLLSNGAIIPSLNLKLRLLRSVLAILREWGISVVAHRLGTTSAGASFFLDGTFSLNQTGTANQGARDKIISLANRYMTEVKRLNLPQNQTENVYRGFRELEEKLLSPY, via the exons ATGATTGCCACTGATGGTGTCACAATGACATGCATCACATGTACAGACAAGGGCCAAATTTTTCTAGCTGGTCGCGATGGCCATATATATGAATTGCAGTATACAACTGGTTCAGGTTGGCGTAAACGCTGCCGTAAAGTTTGTCTTACTACTGGTATTGGCAGCCTTCTTTCTAG GTGGGTACTGCCAAATGCATTCAAATTCTCAACCGTTGATCCAATTGTTGATATGGTCATGGATGAGGAGAGGAACACTATCTATGCGCGTACCGAGGGCATGAAATTGCAATTATTTGATCTAGGAGCTAATGGCGATGGCCCTTTGACAAAAATTGCTGAAGAAAAGAACATTGTTGATCCACGGGATGCACCTTATGGTGGTCGGAATGCACGAAGAGCTGCACGATCACCAAAACCATCAATTGTTTGCATCTCACCTCTATCTGCTATGGAATCAAAATGGCTCCATGCGGTTGCTGTTTTATCAGATGGGAAGAGATTATTCCTCACTACATCTGGTGTAAGTGGTTCTTCAGTTGGATTGAACAGTGGTCTGCAGAGGCCAACCTGTTTAAAAATTGTTGCTActaggccgtccccacctctggGGGTTGGTGGTGGGCTTACATTTGGTGCTGTTTCTGCGGCTGGCAGAGCTCATCCTGAGGATCTAGCTTTGAAAGTTGAGTCTGCTTTCTATTCTGCTGGTGCTCTTATAATGTCAGATTCATCCGCTACAGCCATGTCATCTCTTCTGGCTGTGCAGAAAGATTCAGCTGCGCAGCTATCCCTTCCCAGTACCTTCGGAACAGCTTCTAGAACCTCCCGAGCTCTACGAGAAACAGTCTCTGCTTTGCCTGTTGAGGGTCGAATGCTTTGTGCCTCTGATGTCTTACCACTTCCCGATGCTGCTTACACGATGCAGTATTTGTATGCTGATGTGGAATGCTTCACAGGTTTCAGAAAGCCTTCTGAGAAGGCATGTATAAAACTGTGGGCAAAAGGAGATCTTCCTACCCAGCATATCTTGCCTCGGAGGAGGGTTGTTGTATTCAATACTATGGGTTTGATGGAGGTAATTTTTAACAGGCCTGTTGATATTCTAAGGAAATTGTTTGATGGGAACACCCTGAGATCACAAATTGAAGAATTCTTTAATCGCTTTGGTGCTGGAGAGGCTGCAGCAATGTGCTTAACGCTAGCTGCGAAGCTACTTTATGCTGAAGATAGTCTGATAAGCAATGCTGTTTCTGAGAAAGCTGCTGAGGCATTTGAGGACCCTGGGCTTGTTGGGATGCCTCAAATTGATGGCACCACTGCTTTATCTAATACGCGAACTCAAGCTGGAGGCTTTAGTATGGGCCAAGTTGTTCAAGAAGCAGAACCTTTGTTTTCTGGTGCATATGAAGGCCTTTGTTTGTGCTCGTCAAGACTACTTTATCCCATATGGGAGCTCCCTATTATGGTGATTCGAGGACCGGCTGGTACTAATAAACGCGAGGATGGCATAATTGTTTGCAGGCTTTCAGCTGGGGCCATGAAAATTCTTGAGAGTAAGATTCATTCTCTGGAAACATTTTTAAGATCTAGAAGGAACAAGAGAAGGGGCCTTTATGGTTATGTTGCTGGTCTTGGCGATTCTGGTTCCATACTCTACAAAACAGGGCCTATTATTGGTCCTGGAGGGCATAGCAATGGCAGGAGTCCATACAACTCCCAAATTCGAGATATGAACCCTGCAGACAAATCTGCATCAAATAAAAAGCCAAGGCTGCTTTATACATCAGCAGAACTAGCTGCTATGGAG GTGAGGGCAATGGAGTGTCTTAGGCGGTTGCTTAGGAGATCTGGTGAAGCACTCTTTCTGCTTCAACTTATTTGCCAGCATAATGTTGCCCGTTTGGCTCAGACGCTGGGCAATGATTTATGCAAGAAATTAGTTCAGTTAACATTTCATCAATTGGTATGTTCGGAGGATGGTGATCAGCTTGCGATGCGTCTTATTTCTGCACTCATGGAG TACTATATTGGCCCGGAGGGCAGAGGAACTGTTGAAGAAATCAGTACTAAATTGAGGGAGGGTTGCCCTAGTTACTTCAATGAGTCAGACTACAAATATTACTTGGCAGTGGAATGCCTTGAGAGAGCATCTATGACTAATAACCCAGATGAGAGAGATATTCTTGCTAGAGATGCTTTCAACCTCTTGACTAAAATTCCAGACTCTGCTGATTTGAGTGCCATATGCAAGAGATTTGAGAACCTAAG ATTTTACGAGGCTGTAGTCCGGTTGTCTCTGCAGAAAGCTCAAGCACTTGACTCCAATGCTGATGTTATCAATGGTCAAATTGATCCAATGCATCATGATACCATAATGTTGCAGCGTGAACAATGCTATGAGATTGTTATGAATGCTCTGCGGACTCTCAAGGGTGTCGGGCATAGTCGAATGCAAAGTGCAGACAAGTCATCTGGTCTAGCAACTGCTGTTGATCCAGCTTCTCGAAGCAAGTACATCAAACAAATTATCCAACTTAGTGTCCAATGGCCGGACACAGTTTTCCATGAGCATCTATACAGGACACTTATTGAGCTcggtctagaaaatgagcttttgGAGTATGGTGGTTCTGATTTGGTTTCTTTTCTGCAGAGTGCTGGTCGTAAGCATCAAGAAGAG GTTCGGTCAATTTCCTCAGTTACATCTGGAGCTGCTAAGTTGCATGATTTAGGTGCACCTATCTCGACTAGTCAAACAAAGTATCTTGAGCTCCTAGCTAGGTACTATGTTCGCAAGGGGGAGCATATTGCTGCTGCCAGGATGTTGTTAATATTGGCAGAGCGACAGTGCTCCAATTCCGAAGAAGCTCCAACTCTTGACAAGAG GTATGAATATCTCAGAGATGCAGTGCTTCAGGCCAAAAGCGCAGGCATCGCTGCTGATTCGTCTAGAAATCCTATTGATAGTAGCACAGTGGATTTACTTGAAGGCAAACTTGCTGTGCTACGCTtccaaatgcaaatcaaacaagAATTGGAGCTCATGGCTGCGCGGGTTGAAAATATTCCAAGCAGTTCTGAATCACCTAGTGTTCCGTTCCGTCGGGACAACATTCTTGCTGATGCAGAGACTGCTAAGGCTGCTAAGGACAAGGCAAATGAACTATCATTGAATCTCAAGAGTATCACTCAACTGTATAATGATTATGCTGTTCCATTTGGTCTCTGGGAG GTTTGCCTGGAAATGCTGAGCTTTGCTAATTACTCTGGAGATGCTGATAGCAAAATTGTTCGAGAAATTTGGGCTAGACTCCTTGATCAGGCACTTACAAAAGGTGGTGTTGCAGAAGCATGTTCTGTGGTGAAAAGAGTAGGCTCGAAACTTGATCCTGCAGATGGAGCTTGTTTACCTTTAGATATAATATGCCTTCATCTTGAGAAGGCTGCATTG GATAGATTAAGTTCAGGAGAAGAATTAGTTGGTGACGATGATGTTGCAAGAGCTCTTCTTGGTGCCTGTAAAGGTCTTCCTGAACCTGTACTTGCTGTGTATGATCAACTGTTATCTAACGGTGCAATCATACCCTCACTAAATCTGAAGTTGCGCCTGCTGCGATCAGTTCTTGCAATCCTCCGTGAGTGGGGGATATCTGTCGTTGCACATAGGCTAGGCACCACAAGTGCTGGGGCTTCATTCTTTCTTGATGGAACATTCTCACTAAACCAAACAGGGACTGCAAATCAAGGTGCTCGAGATAAAATAATTAGTTTGGCGAACAG GTACATGACTGAGGTGAAGCGATTAAACCTTCCACAGAACCAAACGGAGAATGTCTACCGCGGTTTCCGTGAACTTGAGGAGAAATTACTATCTCCTTATTAG